The genomic segment GCCGACTTCGTGTTCTCCGCGATCCGTGTCGGCGGCCTGGAGGGGCGCGCCGCCGACGAGCGCGTCGCCCTCGCCGAGGGAGTCCTCGGCCAGGAGACGGTCGGCGCGGGCGGCATCGCGTACGGCCTGCGCACCGTGCCCGTCGCCGTCGACATCGCCCGCCGCGTCGCCCGGCTCGCCCCCGACGCGTGGGTCATCAACTTCACCAACCCGGCGGGCCTGGTCACCGAGGCCATGTCCCGGCACCTCGGCAACCGCGTCATCGGCATCTGCGACTCGCCCGTGGGCCTCGGCCGCAGGGTGGCCCGCGTGCTCGGCGGCAACCCGGACGAGGCGTTCATCGACTACGTCGGCCTCAACCACCTCGGCTGGCTGCGCGGCCTGCACCTCGGCGGCCGCGACGAACTGCCCCGCCTGCTCGCCGACCCGGCGCTCCTCGGCTCCTTCGAGGAGGGCAGGCTCTTCGGCACGGACTGGCTCCAGTCGCTCGGCGCGATCCCCAACGAATACCTGCACTACTACTACTTCAACCGCGAGACCGTACGCGCCTACCAGGAGGCCGAGCAGACCCGCGGGGCCTTCCTCCGCGACCAACAGGCCCGGTTCTACGCGGAGATGGAACGCGCGGACGCCCCCGCCCTCAAGACCTGGGACTCCACACGCGCCGAGCGAGAGGCGACGTACATGGCGGAGAACAGGGACGCGGCCGGAGCGGGGGAGCGGGCCGAACAGGACCTGGAGTCCGGCGGGTACGAACAGGTCGCCCTCGCCCTCATGCGGGCCGTCGCACGCGACGAACGGGCGACCCTGATCCTCAACGTCCGCAACGGCACGACCCTCGCCGCGCTCGACGCGGACGCCGTCATCGAGGTGCCGTGCTCCGTCGACGCCAACGGCGCCCACCCGATGTCGGTGTCCCCCCTCCCCGGACACGCCACGGGTCTGGTGTGTGCGGTCAAGGCGGTTGAGCGCGAGGTGCTCGCGGCGGCGGACAGCGGTGCGTCGGCCACGGCCGTCAAGGCGTTCGCGCTGCACCCGCTGGTCGACTCGGTGGCGGTGGCCCGCCGTCTGGTCGACGGCTACCGGGCGGTGCATCCCGGCCTCGCGTACCTGAGATGATCACCGTATGAGTCCCGTCGTCTCCATCGGTGCCGCAGCCCGCCGCCCCTGCACGCTCGTCGTGTGCCGGGGCTGCTGCTGCGGCGACGCGCGCAAGAACCCCGGCATCGACCACGCCTGGCAGCTGGAGCGGCTGCGCTCCGCGGCCGCGGCGTCGCGCGGCCGGTTCACGGTGCGCACGAGCGACTGCCTCGGCCCGTGCGGCCAGGCCAACCTGGTCGTGGTCCAGCCGTCGTACGAGGGACGCAGGCGGGGCGGCCGCGCGGCCTGGGTCGGCTTCGTCACGGACGACGAGTCGCTCGACGGGATACTCGCCTGGGCCGAGGCGGGCGGCCCTGGCCTTGCGGAACCGTCGGCGACGCTCGCGCTGCAGATGGTGGACCCGCGCGCGGTCTGAGGCAGGGCCTACCGGCTACTCGCCGACGATCTGGTCCAGGAAACCGTCGAGGTTCCGCAGGGTGCGGGCGTTCTGCTCCTCCAGCGTCAGGCTCTCCTCCATGCGGCGGGCGAGCGCCGTGGTTTTCTTCCCGCGCACGTAGAGGGAGCAGGCCAGGTCCGCGCAGATGTACATGCCGACCGAGTTGCCCTGACGGCCCGCCGCGCCCGCCTTCGGGGCGACGAGCAGCGCGATGCCGGAGCCGGACTGCGG from the Streptomyces venezuelae genome contains:
- a CDS encoding (2Fe-2S) ferredoxin domain-containing protein; this encodes MSPVVSIGAAARRPCTLVVCRGCCCGDARKNPGIDHAWQLERLRSAAAASRGRFTVRTSDCLGPCGQANLVVVQPSYEGRRRGGRAAWVGFVTDDESLDGILAWAEAGGPGLAEPSATLALQMVDPRAV
- a CDS encoding 6-phospho-beta-glucosidase → MQLTILGGGGFRVPLVYGALLGDRAEGRVTDVVLHDLDAARLGAVTRVLAEQAAGIRDAPTVTATTDLDEALRGADFVFSAIRVGGLEGRAADERVALAEGVLGQETVGAGGIAYGLRTVPVAVDIARRVARLAPDAWVINFTNPAGLVTEAMSRHLGNRVIGICDSPVGLGRRVARVLGGNPDEAFIDYVGLNHLGWLRGLHLGGRDELPRLLADPALLGSFEEGRLFGTDWLQSLGAIPNEYLHYYYFNRETVRAYQEAEQTRGAFLRDQQARFYAEMERADAPALKTWDSTRAEREATYMAENRDAAGAGERAEQDLESGGYEQVALALMRAVARDERATLILNVRNGTTLAALDADAVIEVPCSVDANGAHPMSVSPLPGHATGLVCAVKAVEREVLAAADSGASATAVKAFALHPLVDSVAVARRLVDGYRAVHPGLAYLR